GAAGGCTGCGCGCTGATTTCGGAGCGAAACGTAGTCGGGGTAGATGACGGCCAGGCCGAGCAGGGTCACCGCGAAGCCGCCGACCAGGGCGCCGACCACCCAGCCGGGCACGGAGAGGCGCAAGACGCGGCTGCCGTCGTCCCGAACCATCAGCAGATTGAACTGCTTGGGCTTGCGCATCGTCTCCGGTCAGCGCTTGAGGGGGACGACGGCCAGGTCCCGGCCGCTGATCTCCCCCATCGGGCTCGGCTTGGCCATCCGGCAATGGCCTTCGAAGACCACGCCTTCCTCCACCACCACGACGGGGGCTTCGACGTCGCCGTACATCCGGGCCGTCCGCTTGAGGTCGATCCGCTCGGTCGCCCGCACGTTGCCGGTGATCTCGCCGTTCACCTGGACCCGCCCGGCCCGGATGTCGGCCTCAACCACTCCGCGCTCGCCGATGATCAGGGTGTCCTCCGAGCTGATCTCGCCCTTGAACCTGCCGTTGAGCATCACCGTCCCGCGAAACGTGTAGCGGCCCTCCATCTCCGATCCCTCGTCGATGAACGCCGTCAAGTCGCTTCGCCGCGGTCGCTTGCCCCGTCGCCTGAACATTGACCGTCCCCTCCCCTGTGCTGCCCTGCCGTCTGCCGGGCTTTCGTGGCCGCCTGGGGCCTCGAGCGGTGCCTCTCTGGACCGTGTGCTGGAAGGGTCGGTGTTGGTTACGGTTTCGCCCGGTATGGCTTTCTAGCACGCGGTTTCTGAGGGTGTCAACCCCCCTCCCCGAGCCCGCCGAGTGCGCTGTATGTGCCCGCCGTACAGCGTTTTGTTGACACTTTCGCGACTCGCGAAGTAAGATCGGACTCCCTGGAGAAGATCAATGGATGAGTTCTACCGGATCAAGCGTCTCCCGCCGTATGTCTTCGCGATCGTCAACGACCTGAAGTCCAAGGCGCGAGCCCGAGGCGAGGACATCATCGACCTGGGCATGGGCAACCCGGACCAGGAGACGCCCAAGCACATCGTCGACAAGCTGGTGGAGGCGGCCCGGAACCCACGCAACCACCGGTACTCCGCCTCCAAGGGGATCACCCGCCTTCGCAAGGCGGTCACCACCTGGTACCGCACGCGCTACGGGGTCGAGCTCGACCCCGAAACCGAGGCCATCGCGACCATCGGCGCCAAGGAGGGCATGGCCCACCTGGCCCTGGCGGTGCTCCAGCCCGGCGACGGGGCGCTGGTCCCGAACCCGACGTACCCGATCCACTCCTACTCGGTCGTCATCGCCGACGGCGACCTGCGATCGGTGCCCCTCGTGCCGGGGGAGGACTTCTTCGCCCGGCTCCAGGAGACCGCCAGGCTGGCCTGGCCCAAGGCCAAGCTCCTGATCCTCTCGTTCCCCCACAACCCGACCACCGCGTGCGTGGACCGCGACTTCTTCGTGAAGGTGGTGGACTTCGCCCGCGAGCACCACCTCATGGTGGTGCACGACTTCGCCTACGCCGACTTCACCTTCGACGGGTACAAGGCGCCGTCGTTCCTGGAGGTTCCGGGGGCCAAGGAAGTGGGGGTCGAGATCTTCTCGCTGTCGAAGTCCTACAACATGCCGGGCTGGCGGGTGGGCTTCGTGTGCGGCAACGCGAAGATGGTCCACGCGCTCGGCCGTATCAAGTCGTACCTCGACTACGGGGCGTTCCAGCCGATCCAGATCGCCGCGATCATCGCCCTGGAGGGCGAGCAGGGCTGCGTCGAGGACATCGTCGAGCTGCACAGAAAGCGCCGCGACGTCCTGGTGGACGGCCTCAACAAGATCGGCTGGACGGTGGAGAAGCCCAGGGGCACCATGTTCGTGTGGGCCCCCATCCCGGAGGAGTTCCGCAGCATGGGCTCGCTGGAGTTCTCCAAGCTGCTGATCCAGGAGTGCAAGGTGGCGGTCTCGCCCGGCATCGGCTTCGGCGAGTACGGCGACGGCCACGTCCGGTTCGCCCTGGTCGAGAACGAGCAGCGGATCCGCCAGGCCCTCCGCGGTCTCAAGACCCTCACCAGCCGGTAGCGTGCCGGGCACGACCGCGGACCGCCTGACGCGCGCGTCGCCTCCGCGGCCCTCGATGGAGCCATGAACGAGATCAAGATCGCCCTCCTGGGGCTCGGTACGGTCGGCTGTGGCGTGGTCAAGATCCTCCAGAGCCACGGCGCCGAGATGTCCGAGCGGGCCGGCTGCCGGCTCACGCTGGGCCGGGTGGCCGACGCGGACCTGACGCGGCCACGCGAAGGGCTGGATCTGAAGGCCCTGCCGCTCACGACCGATGCCAACCAGGCGATCGACGACCCATCGGTCCGTATCGTCATCGAGCTGGTCGGGGGCCTCGAGCCGGCCCGCACCTTCATCTTGAAGGCGCTGCAGGCGGGCAAGCACGTGGTGACCGCCAACAAGGCGCTGCTGGCCCACCACGGCGACGAGCTGTTCCAGGAGGCGCGTCGGAGCCGGGTCATGCTGGGCTTCGAGGCCGCGGTGGCCGGCGGAATTCCGCTCATCCGCGCGGTGAAGGACGGGCTCCCGGCCAACCGGATCCTGTCCGCCTTCGGCATCGTGAACGGGACCTGCAACTACATCCTGTCCAAGATGGCCGACGAGGGCCGGGACTTCGGCGAGGTGCTGAAGGAGGCCCAGGCGCACGGCTACGCCGAGGCCGACCCGACGCTCGACATCGAAGGGCTCGACTCCGCCCACAAGCTGCAGATCCTGGCCACCCTCGCCTTCCGGACCGCGGTGGACCTCAAGGACATCTACACCGAGGGCATCACCGCCATCTCCCAGCAGGACGTGGTCAACGCCGGCGAGCTCGGCTATCGCATCAAGCTCCTGGCGATCGCGAAGGCCTCCGAGGGCGCCCTCGAGGCGCGGGTGCACCCGACCATGATTCCGGCGTCCTCCCCGCTCGCCGCGGTCTCCGGCGTGTTCAACGCGGTGTTCATGACCGGCGACAACGTGGGCAACCTCATGTTCTACGGGCG
The sequence above is a segment of the Candidatus Methylomirabilota bacterium genome. Coding sequences within it:
- the alaC gene encoding alanine transaminase; the protein is MDEFYRIKRLPPYVFAIVNDLKSKARARGEDIIDLGMGNPDQETPKHIVDKLVEAARNPRNHRYSASKGITRLRKAVTTWYRTRYGVELDPETEAIATIGAKEGMAHLALAVLQPGDGALVPNPTYPIHSYSVVIADGDLRSVPLVPGEDFFARLQETARLAWPKAKLLILSFPHNPTTACVDRDFFVKVVDFAREHHLMVVHDFAYADFTFDGYKAPSFLEVPGAKEVGVEIFSLSKSYNMPGWRVGFVCGNAKMVHALGRIKSYLDYGAFQPIQIAAIIALEGEQGCVEDIVELHRKRRDVLVDGLNKIGWTVEKPRGTMFVWAPIPEEFRSMGSLEFSKLLIQECKVAVSPGIGFGEYGDGHVRFALVENEQRIRQALRGLKTLTSR
- a CDS encoding homoserine dehydrogenase, which produces MNEIKIALLGLGTVGCGVVKILQSHGAEMSERAGCRLTLGRVADADLTRPREGLDLKALPLTTDANQAIDDPSVRIVIELVGGLEPARTFILKALQAGKHVVTANKALLAHHGDELFQEARRSRVMLGFEAAVAGGIPLIRAVKDGLPANRILSAFGIVNGTCNYILSKMADEGRDFGEVLKEAQAHGYAEADPTLDIEGLDSAHKLQILATLAFRTAVDLKDIYTEGITAISQQDVVNAGELGYRIKLLAIAKASEGALEARVHPTMIPASSPLAAVSGVFNAVFMTGDNVGNLMFYGRGAGQLPTASAVWSDALEIARREAHGIPALESDLPSLARHPLPLRPVDEIRSAYYLRVMALDRPGVLAQVAGILGQNDISLVSVLQKERARTEAVPVVMMTHEARERDMRAALAAIDTLPVVASRSTMIRVEA
- a CDS encoding polymer-forming cytoskeletal protein, yielding MTAFIDEGSEMEGRYTFRGTVMLNGRFKGEISSEDTLIIGERGVVEADIRAGRVQVNGEITGNVRATERIDLKRTARMYGDVEAPVVVVEEGVVFEGHCRMAKPSPMGEISGRDLAVVPLKR